In Candidatus Krumholzibacteriia bacterium, the DNA window CTCGGATACGCAGCGTCACGAGCACGCCGGCGGGCTCGTCGCGGATCGGCGAACGCGCGGGAGCCTAGGCGACGTCGGTGGGAGCGTCCAGAACTCAGGTGGTGATGGATGGTACAGCCATCAGGTGTTCTCGGAGGCGCAGGGAATCCCCGACGGCGCGGCGTACGAGCGCGCCGCGGGATCGGCGAAGAGGTCGATGCATCACCCCGCACCGGACGGCGCACGCGCTGGAACCCGGAAACGAGGAGAGCGCCCCGCGGGACGCCCTCCTCGACCGCGGGCCCGACGGCCCGCCCAGGTACACCGTGATCAGAAGCGCGCCTTCACCTGACCGAAGCTACTGTTCGCGCCGTCCACCGGATCCTGTGAAGGATTGAGGATCAGGCAGCCGTCGGGGTAGTTGCCGGCGTCGTTGGGGGCCGGACTCAAGACGAACGCCTGATCCGAGCAATCGACATAACCCGGACCCGCCGAATCGAACGAACTCGGCGATGATGGGCCGATGCACACTGCCGCGTCCGACGGCACCTCGGCGACGGCGACCAGGGTCAGGGTCACGAGGACCGTCGCCCCCGCATCATCCGCGATGCATCCGCCCGCCCCCACGATGAAGTTCGAAGCGTCCGGATCGCCGATGGGAAACGGCGCAGGCCCGGCCAGCTCGTAGGATGACTGCGCGACGTTGGCCGCACCGAGACCCGACACGCTGAACTCGTACGCCGAGACGCCGTCGGGGACGCCGAGTGCGACGACATACACTTGAGTGCCCCGGCCGAATTCGAGGTCGATCGTGGAGTCGGTTCCGGCGGTGTCGGCGAACAGGCCGATCTCACCGGCGTCCTGACTTCCCCGGAAGATCGCGGCGAGTTCTCCGTGGAGCTCGACTACGGGTGGTCGGGGTCCATCCGGCCGCGTTTACCGATGATGGTCGTCTAGCCCCGGGAACTGGTGATCGACTTCCTCCGGGAGGACAGCAGACAGGACGTCACCGTGACGCAGACGAGTCTGGAACTCGCTCGAGTACAGGAGCTCGTCCTGATCGGAGCGGGAGCGGTCGAAACGAGAAGAAGACGCCCGGGAGCCCCCGGGCGTCTTCGAAGAAACGAGACCGTGGTCGACGAGTACCCGCTCCCGCAGTGGCCTCATTCGACGTCGAAGCGATCCGCGTTCATCACCTTGTTCCAGGCCCTGACGAAGTCCGCCACGAACTTCTCCTCGTTGTCGTCCTGCGCGTACAGCTCGGAGTAGGCACGCAGGATGGAGTTCGAGCCGAGCACCAGGTCGACACGGGTGGCCGTGAACTGCGTCTTCCCGGTCTTGCGGTCCACGATGTCGTACGAGTTCTTGCCGGTGGGTTCCCAGCGGTAGCCCATGTCGGTCAGGTTGACGAAGAAATCGTTGGTCAGCTGACCGACGCGCTCGGTGAACACGCCGTGCCGGGTGCCCCCGTGGTTGGTGCCCAGCACGCGCATGCCGCCGATCAGCACGGTCATCTCCGGCGCGGTCAGACCCAGCAGCTGGGCACGGTCGAGGAGCATCTCCTCCGGTTTGACCACGTAGTCCTTCTTCTGCCAGTTACGGAAGCCATCCGCCAACGGCTCGAGCGGCTCGAAGGAGTCGACGTCGGTCATCTCGTCGCTGGCGTCGCCGCGCCCCTTCAGGAAGGGAACGTGGACGTCGTGGCCGGCGGCCCGGGCGGCCTGCTCGATGCCCAGGTTGCCACCGAGCACGATGACGTCGGCGATGCTGGCGCCGGTCTCGGAGGAGATCGCTTCGTAGACCTTCAGCACCCGGGCCAGACGCTCGGGCTCGTTGCCCTCCCAGTCCTTCTGCGGAGCCAGACGGATGCGCGACCCGTTGGCGCCGCCGCGCATGTCGGAGCCGCGGAACGTGCGGGCGCTGTCCCAGGCGGTGCAGACGAGCTCGCCGATCGAGAGGCCGGCCTCGGCGATCTTCTCCTTGACGACTTCCTCGACGTAGTTCGTATCGCCCTGAGGGATCGGATCCTGCCAGATCAGGTCCTCGGCCGGCACGTCCGGACCGATGTAGCGCGACTTGGGGCCCATGTCGCGATGCGTCAGCTTGAACCACGCCCGGGCGAAGCAGTCCTCGAAGTACTCCGGATCGGCCATGAACTTCTCGCAGATGGCCCGGTAGGTCGGGTCGACCTTCATCGCCATGTCCGCATCGGTCATGATCGGGTTGTGCCGGACGGACGGGTCGGTCGCGTCGACCGGCTTGTCCTCTTCGGCGATGTCGATCGGCTCCCACTGCCAGGCGCCGGCCGGGCTCTTCTTCAGCTCCCACTCGTGGCCGAACAGAAGATCGAAATAGCCCATGTCGAACTGCGTGGGATTGGTGGTCCACGCGCCCTCGAGGCCCGAGGTCACGGCGTTGGCCGCCTTGCCATCCATGTTCGGGTTGTGCCACCCGAAGCCCTGTGCCTCGACGTCGGCGGCCTCGGGCTCCGGTCCCAGTGCCTCGGCGTCGCCGTTACCGTGGGTCTTGCCGACGGTGTGACCGCCGGCGGTCAGGGCCGCGGTCTCCTCGTCGTTCATGGCCATGCGCGCGAAGGTCGCACGCACCTGCTCGGCGGTCTTCTGGGGATCGGGCTTGCCGTTCACCCCTTCGGGGTTCACGTAGATCAGACCCATCTGCACCGCTGCCAGCGGGTTCTCCATGGTGTCCGGCTTGTCGACGTTCTCGTACCGGCTGTCCGACGGTGCCAGCCACTCCTTCTCTGCGCCCCAGTAGATGTCCTTCTCGGGGTGCCAGATGTCTTCGCGGCCGTAGGAGAACCCGAAGGTCTCGAAGCCCATCGACTCGTAGGCGACGTTGCCGGCCAGGATGAACAGGTCGGCCCAGCTGACCTTGTTGCCGTACTTCTTCTTGAGCGGCCACAACAGGCGACGCGCCTTGTCCAGGTTGCCGTTGTCCGGCCAGGAATTGATGGGAGCGAAGCGCTGGTTGCCGGTGCCGCCGCCACCACGGCCGTCGGCGATGCGGTAGGTGCCCGCAGCGTGCCACGCCAGGCGGATCATCAGGCCGCCGTAGTGGCCCCAGTCGGCCGGCCACCAGTCCTGGCTGTCGGTCATCAGCGCGTGCATGTCGCGCTCGAGGGCTTCGTGGTCGAGCTTCTTGACCTCCTCGCGGTAGTCGAAGTCCTCGCCCATCGGGTCGGTCTTGCGATCGTGCTGGTGGAGGATGTCCAGGTTCAGGGACTCCGGCCACCAGGCGACCACATCGGCCTTCTCCTGTGTGTTGGACCCGTGCATCACTGGGCACTTGCCTGTGCTCTGCTGATCACCCACGTGCGCTTCCTTCCTGTTTTCGGTGGGGAGCCGTCCACTCCTCCGAGAACGGCGGACCGCCCGGGTAGAGTTCCGCCCGGCCGACCCGGGGCACCGATCTCGCTCACCGGACGACCCGCGCCCCCGCGTTTCCTACGCGCCCTCCCCATGTGTACGAAAAAAGGTGCCGGACTGCCGACCGGCAGCGACGAGAGGCGGGGGTCGGGAGGCGTCCGCAGACGACCCGCGCCGAACTCGAGAGCGAAGCCGGTCCCAGAGATCGCGGAACCCACTACGCTCGGCATGATCGGTCACGAAGTAGTCCAGACCGAGACTCTCGAGCGGACCGAGGAAGACTGCCTGCAGATCGATCCCGTCGGCCACGCATCGCCTCCCGCACGGCTTCTTCGATCCGAGCGTCCGTCCGATCGGGATGCGTGGACCGCAGCGACGCTACGAGAAACGCTGACGATTCGTCCATGGCCTGATGTCGAGCGCGGATCGATGCATCGATCCCCACCAACCGTTCCGTGGCCGCTATCCCCCGCGCAATTCCGCTTCCAGTTCTTCCAGCGTCTTGTTCTTGGTCTCCGGCACCAACCAGAGGACCAGCGCGAAGAACAACAGCGCGAACAGGGCATAGCCCAGAAAGGTATTGGCCGCGCCGGTGTTGTTCAGTTGCCAGGGGAAGATGAACTGCACGCCGAAACTCACCGCGCTGTTCACCGTGCCGGTCACGGCCATGGCGACGCCACGCACCCGATTGGGAAAGATCTCGGGCAGCATCACCCACATCACGGGCCCCAGGGACACGGCGAACGATGCGACGAAGGCGAGGATGCCGATCAGGACCAGTACGGGATCGATCGCGATGGCCGACTGGATCAAGTCGCTCTGCAGGCGACGGGTCTCCTCGGCGCCGATCGCCTCCACGAGGGCCTGCTTGAAGAGCACGTCGTTGTCGTAGTCCACACCCAGCATCGGCTGCAGCTGGGCGGCGACGTCCTGGTTCTCGAGCTGCGCCACCGCGTCCGGCTCCAGCCGATACTCCGCCTGGTGGAAACTCCAGCTGCAGAGCAGCATGCTGAACAGGATGCCGCCGAGCCCGATCAGGAGGAGCGGTTTGCGCCCCATCCGGTCGATGAGCACCATCGACACCAACGTGAAGATCACGTTGACGACGCCCACCACCACGGCCTGCGCGAACGCCGCGTTGGTCCCGATGCCGCTCTGTTCGAAGATGCTCGGGGCATAGAAGAAGACCACGTTGATGCCGGTGATCTGTTGCCCCACCGCCAGCACCAGTCCGACCACCAGCGACATGCGGAGCGTCGGGCCGAACACGGTGCGGATCCGGGCACCGAGAGACGGTGCATCGCCGTGAGAGCTCTCGATGATGTCGGCGACTTCCTCGTCCAGTGACTTGTCCAGGGTGAGGTGCTGCAGAACGGCGCGACCGCGCTCCTCGTGGCCATTGATGATCAGCCAGCGGGGGCTCTCGGGCACGAAGAAGAGGGCGATCAACCACAGTCCGGCGGGCAGGATCTCGAGCCCGAGCATCCAGCGCCAGGTGTTGTCGACGATGCCCAACTCGCTCGCCCACGTCGCTCCGCTCTCGGCCGCTCCCAGCAGGAAATAGTTGGCGAAGTACGCCGCCGAGAATCCGAGAACGATGTTGAGCTGGTTGAAGGAGACCAGCCGTCCACGGTGCTTGGCCGGGGCGACCTCGGAGATGTACATGGGAGCCAGCGCCAGCGAGGCGAACGCCATCCCGCCCAGGAACCTGGCCGCCACCAGCATTTCGAAGGACTGGGCCAGGGCCGACGACACGGCGGACACCAGGTAGAGCGCCGCGACGATCCGCAACATCGTTCGTCGCCCGTACAGGTCGCTGAGCGGGCCGGCGGCGAGTGCGGTGAGGATGCCGCCCAGCGTGGGCGCGCCCACCACGAGGCCGAGCTGGAAATCGCTGAGATCGAACTCCGCGGTGACGAACCGGATCGCCCCCGAAATGACGGACGCGTCGAAGCCGAAGATGAACCCGCCCAGCGAGATGACCAGGGCGAGGCGGATGGTGTGGGCCGTGGATCTCTGCATTTCTCGATTCCGTCGACGGGAGGACCGAGGCCGGAGTGTAGGGCCTTCTGGCGGTTTCCGCACGTGGACGGAGCTCCGATTCGACACGACAGACACATGGAACGGGTTGATCCGCGGTAGCGTCCATCTTGCCCTGGGCTTGGTGGTTGGAGTGGCCACGGCGTCGGGAGGCGCGGTATCATCCGAGCCACTGGGCATCGGATCACGCGCTCGAGAGTGAGGAGTCGCGCATGAGACGTATGCTGGCCTTTGCGTTCGCATTCTCCTTGTTTCCTGCGCTCGCGACCGCGGATGGCTGTCCTTTCTGGCCGAAGCATCGCGAGGTGGACGTTCCGGCATCAGGATTCGTCGTGCTCGGATGGAACGCCACGCCCTCGACATGTGACCACGACACGTTGGGCCGGTGGGTCAAGGAGAGTGGTCCGGACCACGATCTCTTCTTGCACCTCGACGGGCCGCACGGCAGCCATCGAGACTGGACGGTCCACGTGGGCATCGGGCCGACCGGGTCCGAAGCGCCAGAGCGTGGTGTCTCCTTCGAGTCGAGTACCGTGGCGTGGGGCACGAGCGCCGACTTCCGGGGAGTGCGCCTGCCGTGGCTCGAGGACGTCGACGGCGACGGTCGCGTCGAGGTCATCGTGTGGGACAGCGTTTCGGTTCTCTCAGGTGACGACGAGACGCCACCGCAGTTCCCCGCCGCCCTCGTGGGCTGGGCCTACGAGATCACGACGGACGCGCGACTCGTGAGCGATTGGCCGGCCACTCGACGGACCATGGTCGACATCTCCGATGTGTACCGGAGAACGGCGCGCTCCCCCGACGCGCGCCACTCGTATGGATACGCGGCGCGGTTCGCGCGGCGCCTCGACGAATTCTCTCGCGGTCGCTGCTGTCCCGGGCATGCCGAGGTCTTCCGTTCCGCGAGCGACTACGCCGTGGCCGTGTCCGATGTCGACGAGCGGCGCGCGGAGTTGGCAGAGGTCGAGCGCGATGAGGCGACCTTCGAGAAAGCGGGGACCCTGCTTTGCAAGTCGATCGTCGACCGGTTGGCGCCCTTCTGGTACGGCACGCCCTGGTCGTATTCCGGGACCACGCAGGTGCCGGGTGAAGGCACGATCGCGTGCGGCTATTTCGTCACCACGTTGTTGCGCGACGCGGGCTTCGACATCCCGCGTGTGCGATGGGCGCAGGAAGCGTCGGAGACGATGATTCGTGCGCTCGTGGCGCCGCATCAAGTCCGCCGCTTCTCGCAGGTGCCGTTCGAGGACTTCCTCGCGGCCGTCGAGGAGTGGGGGACGGGGCTCTACCTGGTCGGGCTCGACAACCACGTGGCGTTCCTGGCGGTCGATGCACGAGGGGTGCGCATGCTCCACAGCTCGTTCGTTGCGCCCACGTGTGCGGTCGACGAGGATGCAGCCACGTCGTCGGTGCTGGCGAACTCGCGGTATCGCGTGGTGGGAAAGCTCACGGAGGATCGCCAGCTGCTTGCGGCGTGGCTGGACGGAGTCGCGGTCGCGGACTGAGGGGCGCTGGCGAGTCTTCTGGTCCACGTCGACGGCTGGTCGTCCTGGCACGAGGAAAGTGTCACGAGCCAGCTCGCGAATCGTGCGGAAGCCACCACCTACCGTGAACCGAAGAACGCCTGGTCGAAGGAATCGAAGAGCTTCGACTGGTTGGTCGACAATGCAGCGGTGCCACGTGACCTGACGCAACTCGAGTTCGTGACGGGCGCGCCGGAACCAGAAGACTTCGTGCGCATCGTGACCGCCGTACTGGAATTCTTCGATGTGATCGATCACGATTGAGGAGAGTGGCGTCATGACGGCACAGATTCCGGAAACCTTGATCCTCGACGGCGAGGCCGTCGCCATGACTTGTTGTCCCGGGATTCCCGAGGACCACCCTCGGATCGTAGCGAGACACGGGAGAGGCCGAGAGCATTCCGGGCCCGAAGAGGCCTTCATCGTGACCACGGCATGCTGGCGCGGGTACCGCGGAACCTGGGAGATCACCGACGGCGGGCTGTACCTCGTCGGACTCGTCGGACGAATACGAGGAGGAGATCCTCATCGAAGTCGAGAAAGGGTGCGTGGTCGGCGAGCGATCGGTCGACAACCGCGGGAAGCAGTACGATCTTCACGCTCGGGCCCTGGACAACCTCCCTGGCGGTGAAAGCGATGCGAGCGGAGGCCTGGCCCATCGCCGATGGAAGCCACCAGGCGAGGGT includes these proteins:
- the katG gene encoding catalase/peroxidase HPI, translating into MGDQQSTGKCPVMHGSNTQEKADVVAWWPESLNLDILHQHDRKTDPMGEDFDYREEVKKLDHEALERDMHALMTDSQDWWPADWGHYGGLMIRLAWHAAGTYRIADGRGGGGTGNQRFAPINSWPDNGNLDKARRLLWPLKKKYGNKVSWADLFILAGNVAYESMGFETFGFSYGREDIWHPEKDIYWGAEKEWLAPSDSRYENVDKPDTMENPLAAVQMGLIYVNPEGVNGKPDPQKTAEQVRATFARMAMNDEETAALTAGGHTVGKTHGNGDAEALGPEPEAADVEAQGFGWHNPNMDGKAANAVTSGLEGAWTTNPTQFDMGYFDLLFGHEWELKKSPAGAWQWEPIDIAEEDKPVDATDPSVRHNPIMTDADMAMKVDPTYRAICEKFMADPEYFEDCFARAWFKLTHRDMGPKSRYIGPDVPAEDLIWQDPIPQGDTNYVEEVVKEKIAEAGLSIGELVCTAWDSARTFRGSDMRGGANGSRIRLAPQKDWEGNEPERLARVLKVYEAISSETGASIADVIVLGGNLGIEQAARAAGHDVHVPFLKGRGDASDEMTDVDSFEPLEPLADGFRNWQKKDYVVKPEEMLLDRAQLLGLTAPEMTVLIGGMRVLGTNHGGTRHGVFTERVGQLTNDFFVNLTDMGYRWEPTGKNSYDIVDRKTGKTQFTATRVDLVLGSNSILRAYSELYAQDDNEEKFVADFVRAWNKVMNADRFDVE
- a CDS encoding sugar porter family MFS transporter, coding for MQRSTAHTIRLALVISLGGFIFGFDASVISGAIRFVTAEFDLSDFQLGLVVGAPTLGGILTALAAGPLSDLYGRRTMLRIVAALYLVSAVSSALAQSFEMLVAARFLGGMAFASLALAPMYISEVAPAKHRGRLVSFNQLNIVLGFSAAYFANYFLLGAAESGATWASELGIVDNTWRWMLGLEILPAGLWLIALFFVPESPRWLIINGHEERGRAVLQHLTLDKSLDEEVADIIESSHGDAPSLGARIRTVFGPTLRMSLVVGLVLAVGQQITGINVVFFYAPSIFEQSGIGTNAAFAQAVVVGVVNVIFTLVSMVLIDRMGRKPLLLIGLGGILFSMLLCSWSFHQAEYRLEPDAVAQLENQDVAAQLQPMLGVDYDNDVLFKQALVEAIGAEETRRLQSDLIQSAIAIDPVLVLIGILAFVASFAVSLGPVMWVMLPEIFPNRVRGVAMAVTGTVNSAVSFGVQFIFPWQLNNTGAANTFLGYALFALLFFALVLWLVPETKNKTLEELEAELRGG